A genomic segment from Panthera tigris isolate Pti1 chromosome A1, P.tigris_Pti1_mat1.1, whole genome shotgun sequence encodes:
- the FBXW11 gene encoding F-box/WD repeat-containing protein 11 isoform X1, which translates to MEPDSVIEDKTIELMNTSVMEDQNEDESPKKNTLWQISNGTSSVIVSRKRPSEGNYQKEKDLCIKYFDQWSESDQVEFVEHLISRMCHYQHGHINSYLKPMLQRDFITALPEQGLDHIAENILSYLDARSLCAAELVCKEWQRVISEGMLWKKLIERMVRTDPLWKGLSERRGWDQYLFKNRPTDGPPNSFYRSLYPKIIQDIETIESNWRCGRHNLQRIQCRSENSKGVYCLQYDDEKIISGLRDNSIKIWDKTSLECLKVLTGHTGSVLCLQYDERVIVTGSSDSTVRVWDVNTGEVLNTLIHHNEAVLHLRFSNGLMVTCSKDRSIAVWDMASATDITLRRVLVGHRAAVNVVDFDDKYIVSASGDRTIKVWSTSTCEFVRTLNGHKRGIACLQYRDRLVVSGSSDNTIRLWDIECGACLRVLEGHEELVRCIRFDNKRIVSGAYDGKIKVWDLQAALDPRAPASTLCLRTLVEHSGRVFRLQFDEFQIISSSHDDTILIWDFLNVPPSAQNETRSPSRTYTYISR; encoded by the exons AACACTTCAGTTATGGAGGATCAAAATGAAGATGAGTCCCCAAAGAAAAATACTCTTTGGCAG ataAGTAATGGAACATCATCTGTGATCGTCTCCAGAAAGAGGCCATCagaaggaaactatcaaaaagaaaaagacttgtgtattaaatattttgaccAGTGGTCTGAATCAGATCAAGTGGAATTTGTGGAACACCTTATTTCACGAATGTGTCATTATCAGCATGGACATATTAACTCTTACCTGAAGCCCATGTTGCAGCGGGACTTTATTACCGCTTTACCAG AGCAAGGCTTAGATCACATAGCAGAAAACATTCTTTCTTACCTGGATGCCAGGTCTCTGTGTGCAGCAGAGCTGGTATGTAAAGAATGGCAGCGAGTGATCTCGGAAGGAATGCTTTGGAAGAAGCTGATTGAAAGGATGGTGCGCACTGACCCTCTGTGGAAGGGACTTTCAGAAAGAAGAGGGTG GGATCAGTACCTGTTTAAGAACAGACCTACAGATGGCCctcccaattcattttataggTCATTATACCCAAAGATTATCCAGGACATAGAG ACTATAGAATCTAACTGGCGGTGTGGACGACACAACTTGCAGAGGATTCAGTGCCGCTCTGAAAATAGTAAAGGTGTCTACTGTTTACAGTATGATGATGAAAAAATTATCAGTGGCCTACGAGATAATTCTATTAAG ATTTGGGATAAAACCAGCTTGGAATGTTTGAAAGTGTTAACGGGACACACTGGCTCTGTCCTTTGTCTCCAGTATGATGAACGTGTCATTGTGACTGGTTCTTCAGACTCTACAGTGAG AGTCTGGGATGTGAACACGGGTGAAGTTCTGAACACATTGATCCACCACAATGAGGCTGTACTGCACTTACGCTTCAGCAATGGACTTATGGTGACCTGTTCCAAGGATCGCTCCATCGCTGTGTGGGACATGGCTTCTGCTACCGATATCACTCTACGCCGTGTCCTGGTTGGCCACCGTGCTGCTGTCAATGTGGTAGACTTTGATGATAAATATATCGTGTCTGCCTCTGGTGACAGAACCATCAAA GTCTGGAGCACGAGTACCTGTGAATTTGTTCGTACTCTGAATGGGCACAAGCGAGGCATTGCCTGTCTCCAGTACAGGGATCGGCTGGTTGTTAGTGGATCATCAGATAATACCATAAG GCTATGGGATATCGAATGTGGTGCCTGTTTAAGAGTCCTAGAGGGACATGAAGAATTGGTCCGATGCATCCGGTTTGATAACAAGAGGATTGTCAGTGGGGCCTATGATGG GAAAATTAAAGTTTGGGACTTGCAAGCTGCTCTTGACCCTCGAGCCCCAGCAAGCACGTTGTGTTTGCGCACGTTGGTG GAACATTCTGGACGTGTGTTTCGGCTACAGTTTGATGAATTTCAGATCATCAGCAGCTCCCATGATGACACTATTTTGATTTGGGATTTCTTAAACGTGCCTCCCAGTGCCCAGAATGAGACCCGTTCTCCCTCCAGAACATACACTTACATCTCCAGATAA
- the FBXW11 gene encoding F-box/WD repeat-containing protein 11 isoform X3, which translates to MEPDSVIEDKTIELMISNGTSSVIVSRKRPSEGNYQKEKDLCIKYFDQWSESDQVEFVEHLISRMCHYQHGHINSYLKPMLQRDFITALPEQGLDHIAENILSYLDARSLCAAELVCKEWQRVISEGMLWKKLIERMVRTDPLWKGLSERRGWDQYLFKNRPTDGPPNSFYRSLYPKIIQDIETIESNWRCGRHNLQRIQCRSENSKGVYCLQYDDEKIISGLRDNSIKIWDKTSLECLKVLTGHTGSVLCLQYDERVIVTGSSDSTVRVWDVNTGEVLNTLIHHNEAVLHLRFSNGLMVTCSKDRSIAVWDMASATDITLRRVLVGHRAAVNVVDFDDKYIVSASGDRTIKVWSTSTCEFVRTLNGHKRGIACLQYRDRLVVSGSSDNTIRLWDIECGACLRVLEGHEELVRCIRFDNKRIVSGAYDGKIKVWDLQAALDPRAPASTLCLRTLVEHSGRVFRLQFDEFQIISSSHDDTILIWDFLNVPPSAQNETRSPSRTYTYISR; encoded by the exons ataAGTAATGGAACATCATCTGTGATCGTCTCCAGAAAGAGGCCATCagaaggaaactatcaaaaagaaaaagacttgtgtattaaatattttgaccAGTGGTCTGAATCAGATCAAGTGGAATTTGTGGAACACCTTATTTCACGAATGTGTCATTATCAGCATGGACATATTAACTCTTACCTGAAGCCCATGTTGCAGCGGGACTTTATTACCGCTTTACCAG AGCAAGGCTTAGATCACATAGCAGAAAACATTCTTTCTTACCTGGATGCCAGGTCTCTGTGTGCAGCAGAGCTGGTATGTAAAGAATGGCAGCGAGTGATCTCGGAAGGAATGCTTTGGAAGAAGCTGATTGAAAGGATGGTGCGCACTGACCCTCTGTGGAAGGGACTTTCAGAAAGAAGAGGGTG GGATCAGTACCTGTTTAAGAACAGACCTACAGATGGCCctcccaattcattttataggTCATTATACCCAAAGATTATCCAGGACATAGAG ACTATAGAATCTAACTGGCGGTGTGGACGACACAACTTGCAGAGGATTCAGTGCCGCTCTGAAAATAGTAAAGGTGTCTACTGTTTACAGTATGATGATGAAAAAATTATCAGTGGCCTACGAGATAATTCTATTAAG ATTTGGGATAAAACCAGCTTGGAATGTTTGAAAGTGTTAACGGGACACACTGGCTCTGTCCTTTGTCTCCAGTATGATGAACGTGTCATTGTGACTGGTTCTTCAGACTCTACAGTGAG AGTCTGGGATGTGAACACGGGTGAAGTTCTGAACACATTGATCCACCACAATGAGGCTGTACTGCACTTACGCTTCAGCAATGGACTTATGGTGACCTGTTCCAAGGATCGCTCCATCGCTGTGTGGGACATGGCTTCTGCTACCGATATCACTCTACGCCGTGTCCTGGTTGGCCACCGTGCTGCTGTCAATGTGGTAGACTTTGATGATAAATATATCGTGTCTGCCTCTGGTGACAGAACCATCAAA GTCTGGAGCACGAGTACCTGTGAATTTGTTCGTACTCTGAATGGGCACAAGCGAGGCATTGCCTGTCTCCAGTACAGGGATCGGCTGGTTGTTAGTGGATCATCAGATAATACCATAAG GCTATGGGATATCGAATGTGGTGCCTGTTTAAGAGTCCTAGAGGGACATGAAGAATTGGTCCGATGCATCCGGTTTGATAACAAGAGGATTGTCAGTGGGGCCTATGATGG GAAAATTAAAGTTTGGGACTTGCAAGCTGCTCTTGACCCTCGAGCCCCAGCAAGCACGTTGTGTTTGCGCACGTTGGTG GAACATTCTGGACGTGTGTTTCGGCTACAGTTTGATGAATTTCAGATCATCAGCAGCTCCCATGATGACACTATTTTGATTTGGGATTTCTTAAACGTGCCTCCCAGTGCCCAGAATGAGACCCGTTCTCCCTCCAGAACATACACTTACATCTCCAGATAA
- the FBXW11 gene encoding F-box/WD repeat-containing protein 11 isoform X2 — MEDQNEDESPKKNTLWQISNGTSSVIVSRKRPSEGNYQKEKDLCIKYFDQWSESDQVEFVEHLISRMCHYQHGHINSYLKPMLQRDFITALPEQGLDHIAENILSYLDARSLCAAELVCKEWQRVISEGMLWKKLIERMVRTDPLWKGLSERRGWDQYLFKNRPTDGPPNSFYRSLYPKIIQDIETIESNWRCGRHNLQRIQCRSENSKGVYCLQYDDEKIISGLRDNSIKIWDKTSLECLKVLTGHTGSVLCLQYDERVIVTGSSDSTVRVWDVNTGEVLNTLIHHNEAVLHLRFSNGLMVTCSKDRSIAVWDMASATDITLRRVLVGHRAAVNVVDFDDKYIVSASGDRTIKVWSTSTCEFVRTLNGHKRGIACLQYRDRLVVSGSSDNTIRLWDIECGACLRVLEGHEELVRCIRFDNKRIVSGAYDGKIKVWDLQAALDPRAPASTLCLRTLVEHSGRVFRLQFDEFQIISSSHDDTILIWDFLNVPPSAQNETRSPSRTYTYISR, encoded by the exons ATGGAGGATCAAAATGAAGATGAGTCCCCAAAGAAAAATACTCTTTGGCAG ataAGTAATGGAACATCATCTGTGATCGTCTCCAGAAAGAGGCCATCagaaggaaactatcaaaaagaaaaagacttgtgtattaaatattttgaccAGTGGTCTGAATCAGATCAAGTGGAATTTGTGGAACACCTTATTTCACGAATGTGTCATTATCAGCATGGACATATTAACTCTTACCTGAAGCCCATGTTGCAGCGGGACTTTATTACCGCTTTACCAG AGCAAGGCTTAGATCACATAGCAGAAAACATTCTTTCTTACCTGGATGCCAGGTCTCTGTGTGCAGCAGAGCTGGTATGTAAAGAATGGCAGCGAGTGATCTCGGAAGGAATGCTTTGGAAGAAGCTGATTGAAAGGATGGTGCGCACTGACCCTCTGTGGAAGGGACTTTCAGAAAGAAGAGGGTG GGATCAGTACCTGTTTAAGAACAGACCTACAGATGGCCctcccaattcattttataggTCATTATACCCAAAGATTATCCAGGACATAGAG ACTATAGAATCTAACTGGCGGTGTGGACGACACAACTTGCAGAGGATTCAGTGCCGCTCTGAAAATAGTAAAGGTGTCTACTGTTTACAGTATGATGATGAAAAAATTATCAGTGGCCTACGAGATAATTCTATTAAG ATTTGGGATAAAACCAGCTTGGAATGTTTGAAAGTGTTAACGGGACACACTGGCTCTGTCCTTTGTCTCCAGTATGATGAACGTGTCATTGTGACTGGTTCTTCAGACTCTACAGTGAG AGTCTGGGATGTGAACACGGGTGAAGTTCTGAACACATTGATCCACCACAATGAGGCTGTACTGCACTTACGCTTCAGCAATGGACTTATGGTGACCTGTTCCAAGGATCGCTCCATCGCTGTGTGGGACATGGCTTCTGCTACCGATATCACTCTACGCCGTGTCCTGGTTGGCCACCGTGCTGCTGTCAATGTGGTAGACTTTGATGATAAATATATCGTGTCTGCCTCTGGTGACAGAACCATCAAA GTCTGGAGCACGAGTACCTGTGAATTTGTTCGTACTCTGAATGGGCACAAGCGAGGCATTGCCTGTCTCCAGTACAGGGATCGGCTGGTTGTTAGTGGATCATCAGATAATACCATAAG GCTATGGGATATCGAATGTGGTGCCTGTTTAAGAGTCCTAGAGGGACATGAAGAATTGGTCCGATGCATCCGGTTTGATAACAAGAGGATTGTCAGTGGGGCCTATGATGG GAAAATTAAAGTTTGGGACTTGCAAGCTGCTCTTGACCCTCGAGCCCCAGCAAGCACGTTGTGTTTGCGCACGTTGGTG GAACATTCTGGACGTGTGTTTCGGCTACAGTTTGATGAATTTCAGATCATCAGCAGCTCCCATGATGACACTATTTTGATTTGGGATTTCTTAAACGTGCCTCCCAGTGCCCAGAATGAGACCCGTTCTCCCTCCAGAACATACACTTACATCTCCAGATAA
- the FBXW11 gene encoding F-box/WD repeat-containing protein 11 isoform X4, with the protein MCALSCLQSMPSVRCLQNTSVMEDQNEDESPKKNTLWQISNGTSSVIVSRKRPSEGNYQKEKDLCIKYFDQWSESDQVEFVEHLISRMCHYQHGHINSYLKPMLQRDFITALPEQGLDHIAENILSYLDARSLCAAELVCKEWQRVISEGMLWKKLIERMVRTDPLWKGLSERRGWDQYLFKNRPTDGPPNSFYRSLYPKIIQDIETIESNWRCGRHNLQRIQCRSENSKGVYCLQYDDEKIISGLRDNSIKIWDKTSLECLKVLTGHTGSVLCLQYDERVIVTGSSDSTVRVWDVNTGEVLNTLIHHNEAVLHLRFSNGLMVTCSKDRSIAVWDMASATDITLRRVLVGHRAAVNVVDFDDKYIVSASGDRTIKVWSTSTCEFVRTLNGHKRGIACLQYRDRLVVSGSSDNTIRLWDIECGACLRVLEGHEELVRCIRFDNKRIVSGAYDGKIKVWDLQAALDPRAPASTLCLRTLVEHSGRVFRLQFDEFQIISSSHDDTILIWDFLNVPPSAQNETRSPSRTYTYISR; encoded by the exons AACACTTCAGTTATGGAGGATCAAAATGAAGATGAGTCCCCAAAGAAAAATACTCTTTGGCAG ataAGTAATGGAACATCATCTGTGATCGTCTCCAGAAAGAGGCCATCagaaggaaactatcaaaaagaaaaagacttgtgtattaaatattttgaccAGTGGTCTGAATCAGATCAAGTGGAATTTGTGGAACACCTTATTTCACGAATGTGTCATTATCAGCATGGACATATTAACTCTTACCTGAAGCCCATGTTGCAGCGGGACTTTATTACCGCTTTACCAG AGCAAGGCTTAGATCACATAGCAGAAAACATTCTTTCTTACCTGGATGCCAGGTCTCTGTGTGCAGCAGAGCTGGTATGTAAAGAATGGCAGCGAGTGATCTCGGAAGGAATGCTTTGGAAGAAGCTGATTGAAAGGATGGTGCGCACTGACCCTCTGTGGAAGGGACTTTCAGAAAGAAGAGGGTG GGATCAGTACCTGTTTAAGAACAGACCTACAGATGGCCctcccaattcattttataggTCATTATACCCAAAGATTATCCAGGACATAGAG ACTATAGAATCTAACTGGCGGTGTGGACGACACAACTTGCAGAGGATTCAGTGCCGCTCTGAAAATAGTAAAGGTGTCTACTGTTTACAGTATGATGATGAAAAAATTATCAGTGGCCTACGAGATAATTCTATTAAG ATTTGGGATAAAACCAGCTTGGAATGTTTGAAAGTGTTAACGGGACACACTGGCTCTGTCCTTTGTCTCCAGTATGATGAACGTGTCATTGTGACTGGTTCTTCAGACTCTACAGTGAG AGTCTGGGATGTGAACACGGGTGAAGTTCTGAACACATTGATCCACCACAATGAGGCTGTACTGCACTTACGCTTCAGCAATGGACTTATGGTGACCTGTTCCAAGGATCGCTCCATCGCTGTGTGGGACATGGCTTCTGCTACCGATATCACTCTACGCCGTGTCCTGGTTGGCCACCGTGCTGCTGTCAATGTGGTAGACTTTGATGATAAATATATCGTGTCTGCCTCTGGTGACAGAACCATCAAA GTCTGGAGCACGAGTACCTGTGAATTTGTTCGTACTCTGAATGGGCACAAGCGAGGCATTGCCTGTCTCCAGTACAGGGATCGGCTGGTTGTTAGTGGATCATCAGATAATACCATAAG GCTATGGGATATCGAATGTGGTGCCTGTTTAAGAGTCCTAGAGGGACATGAAGAATTGGTCCGATGCATCCGGTTTGATAACAAGAGGATTGTCAGTGGGGCCTATGATGG GAAAATTAAAGTTTGGGACTTGCAAGCTGCTCTTGACCCTCGAGCCCCAGCAAGCACGTTGTGTTTGCGCACGTTGGTG GAACATTCTGGACGTGTGTTTCGGCTACAGTTTGATGAATTTCAGATCATCAGCAGCTCCCATGATGACACTATTTTGATTTGGGATTTCTTAAACGTGCCTCCCAGTGCCCAGAATGAGACCCGTTCTCCCTCCAGAACATACACTTACATCTCCAGATAA